The window ATTTATGCTGAGTTACAGGGACGTCAGTAAGCGATACGGCGACGTGATCGCTCTCAAGGGCGTCACTCTGGAATTCCAACCTGGGAAAATACATGCCCTTCTGGGCCCTAATGGTTCCGGGAAGTCTACTCTGATGAAAATAGCGTTAGGGCTCGTGAAACCTGATTCGGGGAGCGTCAGGGTTTATGATGTAGATCCAGTCAGGGATCCGATAGGGGCTAGGAGGCTCATAGGCTACGTCCCGGAGGAAGTGCTCATTTACGAGAGCCTCACCCCATCCGAATGGTTCAGTTTCGTCGGGAGCATCTACGGGATGGATAGGGAGCTCCTGAGGGAGAGGTTGGATACCCTCATAA of the Candidatus Korarchaeum sp. genome contains:
- a CDS encoding ABC transporter ATP-binding protein, with the protein product MLSYRDVSKRYGDVIALKGVTLEFQPGKIHALLGPNGSGKSTLMKIALGLVKPDSGSVRVYDVDPVRDPIGARRLIGYVPEEVLIYESLTPSEWFSFVGSIYGMDRELLRERLDTLIRVVQQFLSS